TCGCCACCTCTACGGCCTCACCACCGAGCGGCTGGCCCGCGCGGCGCCCGATGCCATCGTGATGCATCCCGGGCCGATGAACCGCGGGGTGGAGATCGATAGCACCGTGGCCGATCTGGCCGGCCGCTCGATCATCACCGACCAGGTGGAGATGGGCGTCGCCATCCGCATGGCCTGCCTCGACGTGCTGACCCGACGAGCGCGCGGCGTGGAGGGCTGGGCATGAAGCAGCTGCGCCCGCTCACGATCACCGGCGGCTTGCTGGTCACGCCCTCAGGCGTGAAAGGCGGCTCGATCCGCTGCGTCCAGAGCATGATCGAAGCCGTCGGCGAGGTTCGGCCGCAGGACGGCGACGAAGTTGTCGATGCCGGCGGACGGCTAATCGCCCCCGGCCTGGTCGACTTCGGCGTATTCGCGATCGACAAGCCGGCGTTCCATTTCGGCGGCATTACCCGCGCCGCGCTGATGCCCGACCAGTCCCCGCCGCTCGACCATCCGGCTCGCGTGCGGTTCGCTGCTGCGAGCGGCAAGCCCGACTTCTGGGTCCATCCGCTCGCCGCCGCCACGGTGGGGCTCGAAGGTGCGCAATTGGCCGAACTGGCGCTGATGCGCGATGCCGGAGCCCGCGCCGTGGCCACGGGCCGCGCCTGGATCGGCGACAGCGGCGTCATGCTGCGCCTGCTGCAATATGCCGCCATGCTCGGCCTGGTCGTCGTTACCCATGCCGAGGACGGCGGCATCGCCGGCCAAGCGGCGGCGACGGCGGGTGAAATGGCCACTCGCCTCGGCCTGCCCAGCGCTCCGGCCGAAGCCGAGGCCCTGGCGGTTGCGCGCGACATCGCCCTGGCAGAAATGACCGGCGCACGCCTGCACTTGCGCCAGGTGACGACACGGGCCGCGCTCGGCCTTGTCCGGGCGGCAAAGGGCCGGGGTGTAGCGGTGACGGCGGGCGTCACGCCGGCGCATTTCATGCTCTCGGACCTGGCGCTGCAAGGCTTCCGCACCTTCGCCCGCCTGTCTCCGCCGCTGCGCGAAGAGGCGGACCGGCAAGCGGTGATCGACGCCATCGGCGATGGCACGATCGACGTCATCGCGTCGGGCCACGATCCACGCGGACCGGAGGACAAGCGCCTGCCGTTCGCCGATGCCACGCCGGGCATGGCCGGGGCCGAAACGCTGCTCGCCCTGGTGCTGACGCTGGTGCGCGATCGGGTGATCCCGATGGAACGCGCTTTCGATCTCGTCTCTCGCAACCCCGCTTTGCTGCTTGGGGTTCAGGCCGGCGAGTTGCGTGCCGGGGCCGAGGCGGACGTTGCCTTGATCGATCCGGCAAAGCCCTGGATCGTCGACTCTACCAAGATGGCGGCCACCGCCGGGAACACCCCGTTTGACCGTCAGCCGGTCCAGGGTCGTGTCACTGGTCTGTGGAAGGGTGGGGTGGAAGTCGGTTAGCCTAATCAGGCCCTTTTTGCTTGACTTTGTGAACCATATCGGTTAGATGACCCGCCGTCAGTTGACACCTGACAAGCGACGGGTGCGGGAGCGGTAGCGCTTCGTTCTCACTCTCCCGCAGCTAAGGCCGGCGCCCTTCGACATCGTCAGAGGGTGTAGCGAGTTTTGGTCGCAGCCCTCGCCGCCGTTCGCATTCCATGCTCGCGCAAGGCAATCCTGTGACGCCCAGGACGCGCCGGCCTTTGCCCGTCCGCGTTTTCTCCTGGCGTTAGGCCCGCATTCGCCAGCGGGTGTTCTTGCTTGTCTGAAGCTCACACGCACACCCGTCATCCTGAACTTGTTTCAGGATCCGTTCTTCCGCCCGCACGGAGCCGTCGGGTGAACACCCCACCTTGCGGCAAGCTGGCGCCCAGCCGCTACGCTTCAGGGAGTGACGAGAAATGGGTCCTGAAACAAGTTCAGGATGACGGAAGAGCATGAGTGAGTGGGTACGCACAGGCACCCCCTCCTCGCGCCTTCGCGTGACCCAAAAAGCAAAACCCCTCCCGGTTAGGGGAGGGGTCCTGGGTACTCGAACTAATCGAGTGAAAGTTCAACGGCGCGCCAATTGCACGCCGGTGTCGACCGCGCCCGGAAGCGGGCGGCTCTGGTCGTAAGCGAAGCAGGTGTTGCCCGAAGCCTTCACCCGGCCGCACATTGCGGTGGACGAGGACTTGGCAAAGCCGGCGGCCGAAACGCGCCAGTAGTGCTTGCCGCGAACCACGGCCTCCGAAATCACCATCTGGTGCCCGGACAACTCGGGATACTTGCGAGCGTAGATGTTCCAGGCGCGGCGAGCGCTCGCTTCGCTGAGGAAGCTGCCGAGCTGCACCCGGTGCGTCCCGTTAGCCTGCTGAGCCGAAGCAGCGACGGCGCGAGCCGGGGCGCGACGGGCAGAAGGTTGCGGAGCGGCGCGCGGGGCGACCTGCGCAACCTGGACAACCGGAGCGACCGCGGGAGCAGCGCTGACCGGCTGAAGGGTGGGACGCTCGATGCGCTCGATCCCTGCGCTGGGATCGATCGAAGCGAGGGCCGGAAGCTCTCCCGACGGCTCGGCGAACTCGGTGAAGGCCGGCTCGGCCGTCGGAACGGCGGCTTCGGCGAAAAGCTGTTCGATAGCCGGATTGTTGGCCAGGGCCAGCTGGGCCGGCTGGCCGGTGTCGCGCACGCCTGCCGGTACGTCCAGCAGAGTGGCAACGCGTTGCTGCCAGGCTTCGGGCTGGGCCATCATGGCCCACTCGGCCATGCGGTCGCCAACCTTGTCGGCCGGCACGTCCTGCTGCGCCATCAGGCGCGCTTCGCGCCACTGGCCGCCGAGGGCGTAGGAATAGGCCAGGTTCTGCCGCATCTTGGCGGTGTTCTCGCCGCGGCGGATGGCGTTCGACATCAGCATGATGCCGCGCTGCTGCTGCCCGGAGATGGCGAGGGCCAGGCCGAGGTCGGCCGTGGCGATATCGCCTTCGTGCTTGTTGAGCAGTTCGGCGGCTTCGGCATGCTTGCCGGCACCGGCGAGTGCCAGGGCGCGCCCAAGCACCACGCGGGGCGAGCCGTTGCCGAGCTCCATCGCGTCACTGAAAGTGGCGGCAGCGGAATCGAACCGGCCCGCGTCGAGATAGGCCGAAGCCAGAGTCGCGCGGAATTCGGCGTTGCGGGGCTCTGCCAGAACGGCCGCCTCGGCGTGCGTGATCGCCTTGTCCTGCTTGCCCTGGGCAAGCGCTTCCTGCGCCAGGCCGGCCGAAATGGCCGCGGACGGTGGCGTGCCCGTCGCACAACTTGCCAGGAGAGTCCCGGCCAGGGTCGTGGTCAGGGCGATGTGGATCCCACGCTTGTTGGCGATGGTGCGGTTCATGGTCATTGGCCTCTATATCCGTTGATGTAAGTCACGCTCCACCTGCACAGCGAGTACCTCGACCTCCGGAATCTCTGACAGGAACTTGTCTAACGCCGCTGTCACCAGCTGCTGCGCGCTACGGTTCATGACCGTGCTGGCAAGGCGCAGCTTCAGGTGACGCTTGCCATCGAGACGCAGCGTGAAAGCTGCACGACGGCCCGCCTCGGGGGCACTGCGGCGTTGTGGCTCGCGGCGCTGCGGCTGGACGGTAACTGCCGTTTCGACAGCCCGCCGTTGGCGCAGTACCTCGGGTTCGGGCGCGACGAAGCTGGGAATGCCAGCTTCTTCCGCGGGGGTGACGAGGCTGGGATAGTCTTCCTCGTCATCGAATTCTTCTTCTTCGCCGAGCTCTTCGTCGCTGAACGAACCGGACGATGCGGCCGGGGTCAGCGAGTAGATTTCGGCTTTGTGCACCGGCGCCGGGAGTTCATCCTCCTGACCCATGTCGTTCCACCCGAGATCCTCGAGATCCTGGGCAAGAGCCTGAGCCGTCTGCGCGCCGCCGAGCGACGCCATCTGTGGGCGCATCGCCGGTTTCGCGCCGCCCTTGCGGGCCAGAAGCGAGGGGCCGAGCGAAGCGAAATTCTTGGGTTCGCTCATGGTTACGTCTCCCTCTTACTGGGCGACGCGGCGGCCGAAGCCGCCTTGCGGGCGATAATTGCCGGGCGTTTGAACCGCGGTGCCGGGAGCGGCGAAGACCGTCCGGCGGAAGTTCTTTTCGAGGCGGTCGGCGATGTAGTGCCACAGCGCCACGACTTCCTGGGCGCTGCGTCCTTCGGGCTCGACTTCCATGACCGTCCGGCCGTCGATCATCGAGGCGGCGTAGTCGGTGCGATGGTGCAGGGTGATCGGGGCGACCGTGCCGTGCTGCGACAGCGCGACGGCGGCTTCCGAGGTGATCTTGGCCTTGGGGGTGGCAGCGTTGACCACGAAGATCAGCGGCTTGCCGGCGCGTTCGCACAGATCGACCGTAGCGCCGACGGCGCGCAAGTCATGCGGCGAAGGGCGCGTCGGCACCACGATCAGTTCAGCCACCGAGATGACCGACTGGATCGCCATGGTAATGGCCGGAGGCGTGTCGATTACCGCGAGCTTGAAACCTTGCTGGCGGAGGATGGCCAGATCGTTCGCGAGCCGCGCGACAGTGGTTTGGGCAAAGGCCGGGTAATCGGCTTCGCGTTCGTTCCACCAATCGGCGAGAGAGCCTTGAGGATCGATGTCGATCAGGACCACAGGGCCGGCGCCCGCGCGCTGCGCCTGGACCGCCAGGTGACCCGAGAGCGTGGTCTTGCCCGACCCGCCTTTCTGCGAAGCCAATGCCAATACGCGCAAGACCAATTCCCCCTGATTCGACGCCGGAGACAACGCATTTCCGGCCCATTCGACATTGGAGATCGCAGAACACCCTAAATTTTGGGTTAACTCGGCCACCCTTTCCGAAAATGCGGGCGGTAATCGGAGTTCTTGTCCGCTTTTGGGAAAAAACGAGCGGCATAAAGCATTTGCTAATGGCTCATTTACTATCCTGCGGTTTCGAACTGACTAACGGAGCCGGGGCAAGCCGCGCCATGCTATCTGATCTGAACAAGCCGGTCCGCGCCGCCATTCTCGCGCTCGCCGTGCTGGGCGCCGCGCCCGCGATGGCGGACGTCAAGGCGGGCGTCGACGCTTGGAGCCGGGGCGATTTCGCCGTGGCCGTGCGCGAATGGGAAGCGCCCGCCGCCAACGGCGATGCCGATGCCATGTTCAATCTCGCCCAGGCCTATCGGTTGGGACGGGGGGTGCCGATCGATGCGGGCCGCGCTGAGGATCTCTACGCCCGCGCCGCGGCGGCCGGTCACATCCGGGCCGCCGATACCTATGGACTGATGCTGTTCCAGGATGGCCGTCGCGAAGCCGCGCTACCTTATGTGCAAGCAGCCGCCCGGCGGGGTGATCCGCGCGCGCAGTATCTGCTCGGCGTGGCCCACTTCAACGGAGACCTGCTGGAGCGCGACTGGGCGCGTGCCTATGCCTTGCTGACCTTGGCGAACGGGCAGGGGCTGCCACAAGCGGCTGCCGCCCTTTCCGAGATGGACCAGGCCATCCCGCTCGAGCAACGCCAGCAAGGCGCCGGTCTGGCGACGCAGCTGCGTGAAGAGGCGCAGCTCGCTCGGGCAACCGAACTTACGGCGGCCGAACTTGAACCTTCGCTCGTCAGCGCCGACCCGCAGCCGGTCACTCCCGCAACGCCGCGAGTTGTCGCAGCGCGGTCGGCTCTCGACGATGCCGTCCGGGCGACGGGCATGGAAAATCCTGCCGATGCTGGAGTGAGCTTCGCGCTGGGTAGGGCCAGTGGGCCGGTGAGTGAACCCGTTGTCGCCGAGGTGCGGGAGGCGAAGCCGGTCGTCGTCTCGGTGATCGAGACTCCTGCACCAATGGCAAGGCCAGCACCGGCGCCAGAACGGACGACTGCCCCGACACCGGCACGCGCGCCCGCTCAAGTCGCCACGGGCCCCTGGCGGGTACAGCTCGGTGCGTTCTCGGTTGCGGGCAACGCCGAGAAATTGTGGAGCAAGCTTAGCGGCCGGGCTGAGCTCAAGGGCAGGGAGCGGCTGATGATCCCCTCTGGCCGGGTGACCAAGCTGCAAGCGGGTGGCTTCCCCACTCGCGCCGCCGCCGATGAGGCGTGCCGGTCGCTTCAGCATTCGGGTCAGGATTGCCTTGTGACCCGCAGCTGAAGCGCCCTATGGCCTTCCCCTTAGGCTGGGGAAGTGCATGAGCGAGGTCGAAGTCCAGAGTGCCGCACCCAGCCAGCCGGTCAGCGCGGCAGAGCGTATCGTGGCGCTCGACTTCATTCGCGGCATTGCGGTGCTCGGCATCCTGTTCCCCAACATCGTCGCCTACGGGCATCCGATGCTGGCCTACTACTGGCCCGAAGGCCTGCCGGGCGGATCGACCGCGTTCGACCGGTTCGTGTGGCTGTTCCAGTTCGTCCTGATCGATGGAAAGCTGCGCGGGATTTTCACATTGCTGTTCGGGGCCGGACTGATCCTGTTCCTCGATCGCGTCGACGCGCGCGGTGGCAGGCCCGACCTGCAAATCCGGCGGCTCGCGTGGCTGGGTGTCTTCGGGGCCGCCCACACATTCCTGATTTGGACGGGCGACATCCTCTTGCTCTACGCCGTCGCTGGGTTTGGCGCGCTGCTCATGACCGGCTGGGACGCGCGGGCACAGCTGCGGATTGGGGTGGCCTGGTTCCTCGCCGGAGCCCTGGTTTTCTCGGCCGCCTTTGGATCGTCGTTGGCCGCGGAGGGCTTCCCCCCGATCCCCGACCCGACGCCGCTCTCGCACGAGCAGGCTCAAGCAGGCGCCGCCGATTTGGTGAAGGAGGCGAACGAGGAAACCGAGGTGACGCAAGTCGGGGACTGGCCCAAGCTTGTGGCCTGGCGCGTGACCCAGGAAGGGCCTGAACTGCCGTTTGAGCTCCTGTTCTTCACCCTGGTAGAGACGATACCGCTGATGCTCATCGGCATGGCCCTCTATCGCCTGGGACTGTTCGAGGGCCGGCTGGATCGCGCGAAGATGCGGCGCTGGGGCTGGATCGGGTTCGCCGGCGGAGCCGCGCTGACCTTGCCGATCGGCTTGTGGGTCATGTCGGCGGGCTTTCCGGTGTTGCTGACCCAGTTTGCGTTCAACGGCCTGTCCGCGTTCCTTCACCTGCCGATGGTTCTCGGCCTCACCGCCCTGTTGTCGCTATGGGCTCCGAGAGCCGCGCAAGGCTGGCTCGGTAGCCGCGTGGTCGCGGCTGGACGAATGGCATTCAGCAACTACCTGGGCGGCTCGATCCTGATGATGTTCGTCTTCCAGGGATGGGCGGGCGGTCAGTTCGGCCAGTTGCACCGACTCGGGCTACTGCCGTTCGTGCTTCTGGCGTGGGTTTTGATGCTGGCCTGGTCGAAGCCCTGGCTCGCACACTTCCGCTACGGCCCGCTCGAATGGCTGTGGCGCTGCCTGACGTACTGGCAATTGATGCCCATTCGCAAATAAGGCTTGATACTGCGATCCATTCGCATTAGTTCGAAGGGGTCATGTACATCTGCGTCTGCAATGCCGTTCGGGAATGCGAACTCCGCCGCGCTGCTCAGCGTAGCTGCGGAAATGCTGAACGCGTCTACGAAACTCTCGGCAAACGGCCCCAATGCGGGCAGTGCCTGGAAGAGGCTGACGAGATCATTTTCGAAGAGCGCCTGTGCGGTTCGCAACTCGCACTCGCAGCTGCCTGACACGATCCTGACAATCATTCGCAAACCCCAGGATTTCTGGGGTTTTTTGCCAGTTTAGGGTTGCCTCCGAGGGTGCCGCTGGCCGATAATGCGCGCATGCAGGAGAATGCGCGATGAAGGGTGATCCGCAGGTAATCGAATACCTGAACAAGGCGCTCACGAACGAGCTGACGGCGATCAACCAGTACTGGCTGCATTACCGCGTGCTCAATCACTGGGGCGTGAAGAAGCTCGCCGAGTACGAGCGTCACGAATCGATCGACGAGATGAAGCACGCCGACACGCTGTCGGAGCGGATTCTGTTCCTCGATGGACTCCCCAACTTCCAGGCCTTGCACAAGCTCAAGGTGGGCGAGACGGTAGAGGAAATCCTCAAGGCCGATCTCGCGCTGGAATATGAGGCCGTCCCGCTGCTCAAAGACGCGATCGCTTACGCCGAAAGCGTGCGCGACTACGTCAGCCGCGAGATTTTCGAACGCATCCTCGAAAGCGAGGAAGAGCACATCGACTTCCTCGAAACCCAGTTCGACATGATCGAACGGATGGGGCTGCAGAACTACGTGCAGCTCAATTCAGAGGCGCCGGAAGCGGACTGAGGCCGCGACAGGAAACCTGTTGCCACAAGGGCACATTTGTCACCGTCATAGTCCTGCAATCGAACCGTCCGCAAAGCGTCACTAGCCGCCCCTAGAGGCCCCTTCGTCACATGGACGGAGGACAGTAATGAGACTTTGGGGGCACCTTTCGAATGGTGCAGCATTCACCGCGATCGCACTAGCGTTTACGCTGCCTGCACAGGCGCAAGTCGCTGATAGCGCTGACGAGGGCTCGAGCGAAGCCGCGCAGCCGCAAACCAGCAACCAGATCGTGGTCCAGGCCGACATCGGTTTCCGCAACCGTAGCGAGGGCGCCGAACCCGTTCTGGTCTATGACGAAGACTACTTCCAGCGCTTCGAGCCGCTGACTGCCGGCGACGCGCTCAAGCGCGTTCCTTCGGTCACGTTCCTCTCGGACGTCATCGAAAGCGATGGCCCGCGCCTGCGTGGCCTCGATCCGGGCTACACCCAGATCCTGATCAACGGCGAGCGAGTGCCGGGTCCCAACCCCGACCGCTCGTTCTTCCTCGACCGTATCCCTGCAGAGCTCATTGAGCAGGTCGAGATCGTTCGTTCCTCCTCGGCACGCCGCACGGGCGATGCGGTGGCTGGCACGATCAACATCAAGCTGCGCGACGCGCTCGCCCTCGACGGTGGATACATCAAGGGCGGTGGGATCCTGTTCGATGACGGCGAACTGAAGCCTACTCTCGGCCTCTATTACGGCGGGGCTCTCGGGCCGGGCCGGGTGCTTGTCGGCGCCAACCTGCAAGGCCGTTACAATCCGAAGGAGAAGCTGAGCCTCCGTTACAGCGACTCACCGGAGAACAATCCGAACTTCGCCACCGACGACTTCGAAAATCGCGAAGACCAGAGCGATATCCGCGACGGTACGGACTATGCGTTCAACGGTAGCTACATTCTCGAGTCCGACACGACCACGGTCGAGTTCAGCGGCAACTATGTCCGCACGGACCGCACCGAGACCGAGCGCAGCTTCGAATACAACGTCGTCTCGGGCACCCCTGGACCGGTCGAATTCGAAGATGACGACAATCTGGGCCTCCTGACCGACGCGCACCAGCTTGAAGATATCGACCAGGAAAATTGGACCTTCGGTGCCAAGCTCGCCCACGAATGGTCGTTCGGCAAGACCACGTTCAAGGCTAACCTCGCGCGCTTCAACGACAACGTCGATTCGACCGAGACCGAAGTCGCGTTCGATACCGACGAAGGCGACGATCCCGAGTGGGAAAGCAAGCTCACGGCTCAGCACAACGATGACCAGGAGCTGTCATTCGCTCTCGATCACCAAGTCCCGGTGTCGATGGACATCAACTTCGTGGTGGGCGGCTTCCTGCAGGACAAGGATCGCGACACAAACATCGGCGAGGCCGAGCAGGACGGCGGACTCGACGACCGCAACTGGGATCAGTTCACGAACTCTCCCGCCGATCTGATCGGTGCGTTCGACGATCCGGAAGCCGTGGACCTCAGCACCATCAGTGAAAGGCGCCGCGACCTCTATGCGTTGTTCGAAGGCGATCATGGCGTGGTTAGCTGGGAAGCCGGCGTCCGCTGGGAGAGCACCCGGACCCGCATCACCGACCTGATCGAGGAAGTAGCGGTCGACAACGACTATAACTATTTCCTGCCGTCCGCGTCGCTCAAGTACGACATCGGCATGGGTCGGTTCACGCTTTCGGGTGCGCGCACTGTGCGTAGGCCGCAGTTCGACTATCTGACGCCGGCAACGCTGGAAGAAGAGATCGGCGACAACGACTTCCAGGGCAATCCGCTGCTGATGCCGGAGAAGGCCTGGGGCGCCGATTTCGGCTACGAGCATCACCTTGGCCGTACCGGCGTGATCGGGGTCAACGTGTTCTATCGCAAGATCGACGATCTGGTTGAGCTGGCGACGGTGTTCGATGATAACGGCGATCCCATTCCCAGCGACAACGGCGACGGCATCGTCCTTCAGCCGCAGAACGTTGGCGACGGCGAGGTCTATGGTGTCGAATTCGACCTTTCGGCTGACCTGGGCTTCATCGGCCTCCCCAACACCGGTGTGTTCGGCAACCTTTCGGTGCTCGACAGCTCGGTCGAGGATGCGTTCGGGGAACGTCGCTTCAACGATCAGTCGGACCTGGTGTACAACTTCGGCGTGATCCAGAACCTGCCGAAATACGGCGTTGCGTTGGGCGCCACCTACCGCAAGCAGGGCTCGGCGTTCGGTCGCGTCCTCACTGAGGAAGTGACCACCACTTACGGCGCGGATCTCGAGATCTTCATCGAGAAGCGTGTCGGTGACAGCTTCACCATCCGTGCGGTCGGTTCGAACTTGCTCGACGGCAAGAAGAAGGAAGCGTTCAACAAGTTCGACTCGATCGAGGATCAGGTGGATCGCGACTTCGACGAATATGAACTCGAGAGCGAACGGGCTGGACCGGTGTTCCAACTGGTCGGACGGTACGCCTTCTGATGCGCACTCTGGCAATAACCCTGGCGACGGCGAGCTTTGCGCTCGCCGGATGCGCCTCCAACCCCGTGGGCCTGCCGGCCGTCGAGGTCACTGCGGTGGCCGAGACGGACCCGGTCGGCACCGCGAACGAGGATGCCGCCGACGACCCGGCGATCTGGCGCAACGCTGCTGACCCGGCCGCGAGCCTGATCGTCGCGACCGACAAGAAGTCTGGCCTGCTGGTCTACGACTTGTCGGGCAAGACGCGGTTCACCGACAACTCGGGCCTGCTCAACAACGTCGACCTGGCGACAATGCCCGACGGACGCGTGATCGTGGTGGCGAGCGACCGCAACGATCCGGCCAATGCCAAGCTGCGCCTGTGGCGGCTCGACACCGCCAAGGCTCGCCTCGAACCGCTCGGCGCGGTCTCGGGCGGGACGGGCGAGGCTTACGGCGTTTGCCTTTGGCGCAACGGCGACAGCCTGATCGCCTATTCAGTGCTCAAGGAAGGGGTGACCCACGAAGTGCGGATCAAACTCAACGGAACGCCCACGGGCGAGCCGTTGCGCACGATGAAGCTCTCCACCCAGACCGAAGGGTGCGTGGTCGATCCGTCTGACGGGACGCTCTATGTCGGCGAAGAAGACGTCGGCATCTGGAAGTTTGCTCCGGGCGCGACCGAGGGCAAGCTGGTGGCGCCGGTTGATAACCAGCACCTCGTAGCTGACGTCGAAGGCCTGGCGTTGTTGCGCACTGGTGACCGGGCGGTGCTCGTCGCCTCCAGCCAGGGCGACAACGCCTATGCCGTGTTCGCCTTGCCGGACATGACTCCGCTCGGCCGCTTCAGGATCGTGGCTGGCAAGTTTGGCTCGACTGAGGAAACCGACGGCATAGAGCTCGCCGGCGGCAGCTTCGGCGCTGACTACCCGGACGGGCTGTTCATCGCGCAGGACGGCCATAACCAGCCTGCGGCGCAGAACTTCAAGCTGGTGTCCTGGGCCGCGGTAAAGGCGGCGTTGGGGCTGAATTGAGAAAAGCCCTCTCCCCGTGGGAGAGGGAGGAGCGCCTTAAGGCGCGGAGGGTGAGGGTCATGGAACAGATTATGCCTACTCTCACCCAACCCTCTCTCAAGAGGAGAGGGATACATGATCGAGAATGGGGGGACGGGGGCAGCTTCCACAGCTGCCCCCGACTTTTTGCCCAGCCGCTCCCGTTGCCTCGCCCGCACATCCGCATCCTCGTCGGCAAGGCGGGCTAACCCCCACGCCCACTGGAGCCGCCGCCAATCCGTGCTAGTCTCGCCCCAAACATATCGGGAGGGACGGGATGATAGCGAAGCGCATGGCCGCAAGGGCGGCCGTGGGAGTGGCCTTGGCGTCATTGGCATTCGCCCAAGCCGTCGGTCAGTCCGGGGCTTCGTTCGAGCCGGTCACCGACGCCATGATCCAACAGCCCGACCCCAAGGACTGGCTGAGCTGGCGGCGCACACTCGATTCCTGGGGCTACAGCCCGTTGGCCGAGATCGACCGTGCAAACGTCAACCAGCTCCGCCTCGTTTGGGCACGCCCGCTCAACGCCGGATCGCAAGAGGGCACCCCACTGGTCCACAACGGCGTGCTCTACTTCCCCGAACCGGGTGACGTGATCGCCGCGATCGACGCCAAGTCAGGTGACGTGCTGTGGG
Above is a genomic segment from Altererythrobacter sp. Root672 containing:
- a CDS encoding dihydroorotase gives rise to the protein MKQLRPLTITGGLLVTPSGVKGGSIRCVQSMIEAVGEVRPQDGDEVVDAGGRLIAPGLVDFGVFAIDKPAFHFGGITRAALMPDQSPPLDHPARVRFAAASGKPDFWVHPLAAATVGLEGAQLAELALMRDAGARAVATGRAWIGDSGVMLRLLQYAAMLGLVVVTHAEDGGIAGQAAATAGEMATRLGLPSAPAEAEALAVARDIALAEMTGARLHLRQVTTRAALGLVRAAKGRGVAVTAGVTPAHFMLSDLALQGFRTFARLSPPLREEADRQAVIDAIGDGTIDVIASGHDPRGPEDKRLPFADATPGMAGAETLLALVLTLVRDRVIPMERAFDLVSRNPALLLGVQAGELRAGAEADVALIDPAKPWIVDSTKMAATAGNTPFDRQPVQGRVTGLWKGGVEVG
- a CDS encoding SPOR domain-containing protein produces the protein MTMNRTIANKRGIHIALTTTLAGTLLASCATGTPPSAAISAGLAQEALAQGKQDKAITHAEAAVLAEPRNAEFRATLASAYLDAGRFDSAAATFSDAMELGNGSPRVVLGRALALAGAGKHAEAAELLNKHEGDIATADLGLALAISGQQQRGIMLMSNAIRRGENTAKMRQNLAYSYALGGQWREARLMAQQDVPADKVGDRMAEWAMMAQPEAWQQRVATLLDVPAGVRDTGQPAQLALANNPAIEQLFAEAAVPTAEPAFTEFAEPSGELPALASIDPSAGIERIERPTLQPVSAAPAVAPVVQVAQVAPRAAPQPSARRAPARAVAASAQQANGTHRVQLGSFLSEASARRAWNIYARKYPELSGHQMVISEAVVRGKHYWRVSAAGFAKSSSTAMCGRVKASGNTCFAYDQSRPLPGAVDTGVQLARR
- a CDS encoding ParA family protein; the protein is MRVLALASQKGGSGKTTLSGHLAVQAQRAGAGPVVLIDIDPQGSLADWWNEREADYPAFAQTTVARLANDLAILRQQGFKLAVIDTPPAITMAIQSVISVAELIVVPTRPSPHDLRAVGATVDLCERAGKPLIFVVNAATPKAKITSEAAVALSQHGTVAPITLHHRTDYAASMIDGRTVMEVEPEGRSAQEVVALWHYIADRLEKNFRRTVFAAPGTAVQTPGNYRPQGGFGRRVAQ
- a CDS encoding SPOR domain-containing protein: MLSDLNKPVRAAILALAVLGAAPAMADVKAGVDAWSRGDFAVAVREWEAPAANGDADAMFNLAQAYRLGRGVPIDAGRAEDLYARAAAAGHIRAADTYGLMLFQDGRREAALPYVQAAARRGDPRAQYLLGVAHFNGDLLERDWARAYALLTLANGQGLPQAAAALSEMDQAIPLEQRQQGAGLATQLREEAQLARATELTAAELEPSLVSADPQPVTPATPRVVAARSALDDAVRATGMENPADAGVSFALGRASGPVSEPVVAEVREAKPVVVSVIETPAPMARPAPAPERTTAPTPARAPAQVATGPWRVQLGAFSVAGNAEKLWSKLSGRAELKGRERLMIPSGRVTKLQAGGFPTRAAADEACRSLQHSGQDCLVTRS
- a CDS encoding DUF418 domain-containing protein → MSEVEVQSAAPSQPVSAAERIVALDFIRGIAVLGILFPNIVAYGHPMLAYYWPEGLPGGSTAFDRFVWLFQFVLIDGKLRGIFTLLFGAGLILFLDRVDARGGRPDLQIRRLAWLGVFGAAHTFLIWTGDILLLYAVAGFGALLMTGWDARAQLRIGVAWFLAGALVFSAAFGSSLAAEGFPPIPDPTPLSHEQAQAGAADLVKEANEETEVTQVGDWPKLVAWRVTQEGPELPFELLFFTLVETIPLMLIGMALYRLGLFEGRLDRAKMRRWGWIGFAGGAALTLPIGLWVMSAGFPVLLTQFAFNGLSAFLHLPMVLGLTALLSLWAPRAAQGWLGSRVVAAGRMAFSNYLGGSILMMFVFQGWAGGQFGQLHRLGLLPFVLLAWVLMLAWSKPWLAHFRYGPLEWLWRCLTYWQLMPIRK
- a CDS encoding bacterioferritin-associated ferredoxin, producing the protein MYICVCNAVRECELRRAAQRSCGNAERVYETLGKRPQCGQCLEEADEIIFEERLCGSQLALAAA
- the bfr gene encoding bacterioferritin, with product MKGDPQVIEYLNKALTNELTAINQYWLHYRVLNHWGVKKLAEYERHESIDEMKHADTLSERILFLDGLPNFQALHKLKVGETVEEILKADLALEYEAVPLLKDAIAYAESVRDYVSREIFERILESEEEHIDFLETQFDMIERMGLQNYVQLNSEAPEAD
- a CDS encoding TonB-dependent receptor plug domain-containing protein, which encodes MRLWGHLSNGAAFTAIALAFTLPAQAQVADSADEGSSEAAQPQTSNQIVVQADIGFRNRSEGAEPVLVYDEDYFQRFEPLTAGDALKRVPSVTFLSDVIESDGPRLRGLDPGYTQILINGERVPGPNPDRSFFLDRIPAELIEQVEIVRSSSARRTGDAVAGTINIKLRDALALDGGYIKGGGILFDDGELKPTLGLYYGGALGPGRVLVGANLQGRYNPKEKLSLRYSDSPENNPNFATDDFENREDQSDIRDGTDYAFNGSYILESDTTTVEFSGNYVRTDRTETERSFEYNVVSGTPGPVEFEDDDNLGLLTDAHQLEDIDQENWTFGAKLAHEWSFGKTTFKANLARFNDNVDSTETEVAFDTDEGDDPEWESKLTAQHNDDQELSFALDHQVPVSMDINFVVGGFLQDKDRDTNIGEAEQDGGLDDRNWDQFTNSPADLIGAFDDPEAVDLSTISERRRDLYALFEGDHGVVSWEAGVRWESTRTRITDLIEEVAVDNDYNYFLPSASLKYDIGMGRFTLSGARTVRRPQFDYLTPATLEEEIGDNDFQGNPLLMPEKAWGADFGYEHHLGRTGVIGVNVFYRKIDDLVELATVFDDNGDPIPSDNGDGIVLQPQNVGDGEVYGVEFDLSADLGFIGLPNTGVFGNLSVLDSSVEDAFGERRFNDQSDLVYNFGVIQNLPKYGVALGATYRKQGSAFGRVLTEEVTTTYGADLEIFIEKRVGDSFTIRAVGSNLLDGKKKEAFNKFDSIEDQVDRDFDEYELESERAGPVFQLVGRYAF